The following are from one region of the Rhodopirellula sp. P2 genome:
- a CDS encoding efflux RND transporter periplasmic adaptor subunit: protein MSHSVVNAPEKNPRPASPETSANGRAVHAPQIETPTRNVSPIRRFVSLALGSIGPTLVLIGFAAVFYYGHHNDWRIPKFAALTGSVETVADDWCEEHAVPESICVECDPTLMPKGPDYGWCAVHGVHNCVLDHPDVAQMKETPSILPSDLERAARALAVAPRKENNSACKIYQARIQFASIESVKQAGVDVELIEHAPIVEAITGSGEIVYDPTKQASLASRVPGSVWLVTKGVGDLVTKGEVLAVVDAAQVGDLKTSLLRALAEENLQRQNVSRLNQARSAIAGSRILDAEAALSKAQADVLSAEQSLRNLGLPIDIASLRGLSERQVLDELRLLGIPAEIRTQLNSKTITSNLIPIVSPIEGFVTQRHVAPGEVVDPTRILFEVANTSQMWLTLNVPLENMDQLAVGQSIRFQADGSRYEVEGKLDWISTAADSQTRMVQVRAILPNVEGKLRSETFGTGQIILREEPDAIVIPNGSSHWEGCCQIVFVRDKHYFDSPDSFKVFHVRSVRLGATNGEFTEVISGVLPGEVIATDGSDVLRAQLLKNNLGAGCDCVAE, encoded by the coding sequence ATGAGTCACTCAGTTGTCAATGCGCCGGAGAAAAATCCGCGTCCCGCCTCCCCCGAAACCTCGGCCAACGGACGGGCCGTGCATGCTCCCCAGATTGAGACGCCCACCAGAAATGTTAGCCCCATCCGGCGATTTGTCTCGCTTGCCCTTGGTAGCATCGGGCCGACGTTGGTTCTGATTGGCTTTGCCGCGGTCTTCTACTATGGGCACCACAACGATTGGCGAATTCCTAAGTTCGCCGCGTTGACTGGGAGTGTCGAGACGGTCGCCGACGATTGGTGTGAAGAACACGCCGTGCCGGAGTCTATCTGCGTCGAGTGCGATCCAACCCTGATGCCGAAAGGCCCCGACTACGGTTGGTGCGCGGTGCATGGCGTTCACAACTGCGTGCTGGATCATCCCGATGTAGCACAGATGAAGGAGACGCCGTCGATATTGCCGAGCGATCTGGAGCGAGCCGCACGAGCCTTGGCCGTGGCTCCGCGAAAAGAGAACAACAGCGCCTGCAAGATTTATCAGGCCCGCATTCAGTTCGCATCCATTGAGTCAGTGAAGCAGGCTGGCGTTGATGTGGAATTGATCGAACATGCCCCGATTGTCGAAGCGATCACCGGCAGCGGGGAGATTGTTTACGACCCAACGAAGCAAGCGAGCCTGGCGTCGCGAGTACCCGGAAGCGTCTGGTTGGTCACCAAAGGCGTTGGCGATTTGGTCACCAAGGGAGAAGTTCTTGCTGTTGTCGACGCGGCACAAGTCGGTGATTTGAAAACAAGCCTTCTGCGGGCGTTGGCCGAAGAAAACCTGCAACGACAAAACGTCTCACGGCTCAACCAAGCTCGAAGTGCCATTGCGGGTTCGCGGATTCTCGATGCTGAAGCTGCGCTGTCCAAAGCCCAAGCGGATGTGTTGTCCGCTGAACAGTCACTACGAAATCTCGGATTGCCGATCGACATCGCATCGCTGCGAGGGTTGTCGGAACGACAAGTCCTCGACGAGCTACGCCTGCTCGGAATTCCCGCTGAGATTCGCACCCAACTCAACAGCAAGACAATCACCTCGAACCTAATTCCAATCGTTTCGCCGATCGAAGGCTTCGTCACGCAGCGGCACGTTGCACCGGGTGAAGTTGTTGACCCGACTCGCATTCTGTTTGAAGTCGCGAACACCAGCCAGATGTGGCTCACACTCAATGTTCCACTAGAGAACATGGATCAGCTTGCTGTTGGGCAATCGATTCGCTTTCAAGCCGATGGCAGTCGCTATGAAGTGGAAGGCAAGTTGGACTGGATCAGCACGGCGGCGGACTCGCAAACGCGGATGGTGCAGGTGCGAGCTATCTTGCCGAACGTTGAAGGCAAGTTACGCAGCGAAACGTTTGGTACGGGCCAAATCATTTTGCGGGAAGAACCAGACGCCATTGTGATTCCCAACGGATCGTCGCACTGGGAAGGTTGCTGCCAAATTGTATTCGTGCGTGATAAACATTACTTCGACAGTCCCGACAGCTTCAAAGTCTTTCACGTCCGTTCGGTACGCTTGGGTGCAACGAACGGCGAATTCACGGAGGTCATCTCCGGCGTCCTGCCGGGCGAAGTGATCGCGACCGACGGTAGCGACGTGCTACGGGCGCAGCTCCTCAAAAACAATCTAGGCGCAGGCTGTGACTGCGTCGCCGAATAG
- a CDS encoding efflux RND transporter permease subunit codes for MLNWLIDVSLRHRALVILTAALFAVVGVFSLQQLDIDAFPDTTPVQIQINTVAPSLASEEIERQITFPVEQAISGLPGLHELRSISKFGLSQVVVIFDDGIDIYFARQLINERLSTVELPDGISRPQMGPVSTGLGEVFHYVLVYDGVDFSEASQSERVKRMTELRTIHDWVVKPQLRSVRGVAEVNSWGGYEKQYQIRLDPEGLFKYGLTFEQVSDAIEANNENVGGGTVTDGSEMLLVHGVGRTVNIQEIEDIVITSKDGVPVRIRDVADVMIGHEIRRGAVTANGRGEAVLGLGFMLMGENSHDVTWAIKEKIAGIQQSLPAGVKIQTVYDRTELIDHVIHTVQKNLFEGGLLVVAVLFIFLGNLRAGIIVALAIPLSMLFAFSGMLKFGIAASLLSLGAIDFGLVVDSSVVMIENCVRCLAHKSDGRSRLQIIRDAAVEVRKPTMFGELIIMIVYLPILTLEGIEGKLFRPMAITVIMALAGSMVLSLTLMPVLASLFLPKNIKETEPLLLRLLKRLYAPVLRFTMHHKTFIIGSALLLLVTVFGLVAPNLGSEFVPRLSEGAITINVVRLAGTTLEESMRYNTKMEQVILEKFPDEVAQVWSRIGTAEVATDPMGTELTDLFLTLHPREKWTRAETQDELVVKVQEELRDLPGPRLAMSQPIEMRMNEMISGVRSDVAAILYGDDLDVMVEKAEEIERALNSIPGSEDVKVEQVSGQPVLQIRINQDLIARYGVPASTVMNLVRSLGTHNVGEVYEGQLRFPLIIRLPEEARASPEAIKQILVATPSGERIPLSRLATIETVEGWNTIKRDWYQRRITIESNVRGRDLGSFVAEAQRVVSEKVQLPAGRYRIEWGGQFENLQRAQTRLMIVVPIALLMILSLLYMTYRNWVDSLRVFTGVPFAWIGGILALWIRDMPFSISAAVGFIALSGVAVLDDMLLVSTIRQLRRKGHSLDEAVEEAAMTRLRPILMTTLVASLGFVPMAFSIGMGAEVQRPLATVVIGGVCSAMVMSLLVLRVLYVVFNTPVEKLRSDADAGDDDDGDDDGHRLEPDEPIDPKIRRVPETASV; via the coding sequence ATGCTTAATTGGTTGATTGACGTATCACTACGCCATCGTGCGCTCGTGATTCTAACGGCGGCGTTGTTCGCGGTTGTAGGCGTGTTCTCACTCCAGCAGCTCGACATTGACGCATTCCCGGACACCACACCGGTTCAGATTCAGATCAACACGGTCGCCCCGTCGCTGGCGTCTGAGGAAATCGAACGGCAGATCACCTTCCCCGTCGAACAGGCGATCAGCGGATTACCGGGACTCCACGAATTACGTTCGATCTCCAAGTTCGGTCTGTCGCAGGTTGTGGTCATTTTTGATGACGGCATCGACATCTATTTTGCTCGTCAGTTGATTAACGAACGGTTGTCCACTGTCGAGCTACCCGACGGCATCAGCCGGCCGCAGATGGGGCCAGTTTCGACGGGTCTGGGTGAAGTCTTTCACTACGTTCTGGTTTACGACGGTGTTGACTTTTCGGAAGCCTCTCAGTCGGAGCGTGTTAAACGCATGACCGAGTTGCGAACGATTCACGACTGGGTGGTCAAGCCACAATTGCGATCGGTTCGAGGTGTGGCCGAAGTAAACAGTTGGGGCGGGTACGAGAAGCAATATCAGATTCGTCTCGATCCCGAAGGGCTGTTCAAGTACGGCCTGACCTTCGAGCAAGTATCTGACGCAATTGAAGCGAATAACGAGAATGTCGGCGGGGGAACGGTCACTGACGGCAGCGAGATGCTACTGGTGCATGGTGTTGGCCGAACGGTCAACATTCAGGAGATTGAAGACATTGTCATCACTTCCAAAGATGGCGTGCCAGTTCGCATTCGCGACGTCGCCGATGTGATGATCGGGCATGAGATTCGGCGGGGCGCGGTCACGGCAAACGGTCGCGGCGAAGCGGTGTTGGGGTTGGGCTTCATGTTGATGGGCGAAAACAGCCACGACGTCACTTGGGCCATCAAAGAGAAGATCGCAGGCATTCAGCAATCGCTCCCTGCCGGCGTCAAGATTCAAACGGTCTATGACCGTACCGAGCTAATTGACCATGTCATTCATACGGTTCAGAAGAATCTGTTCGAGGGCGGTTTGCTGGTTGTCGCGGTTCTGTTCATCTTCCTGGGGAATCTGCGAGCCGGAATCATTGTTGCGCTCGCAATTCCGTTGTCGATGCTGTTCGCTTTCTCGGGGATGTTGAAGTTCGGCATCGCTGCGAGCTTGCTTAGCCTCGGTGCCATCGACTTCGGATTGGTCGTCGATAGTTCAGTCGTGATGATCGAAAACTGTGTTCGTTGCTTGGCTCACAAGTCGGACGGTCGCAGTCGCTTGCAGATCATTCGCGATGCGGCGGTTGAGGTTCGCAAGCCGACCATGTTTGGCGAATTGATCATCATGATCGTCTACTTGCCGATCCTGACGCTCGAAGGCATCGAAGGCAAACTGTTTCGACCGATGGCAATCACAGTGATTATGGCTCTTGCCGGGTCGATGGTTCTTTCGCTGACACTGATGCCCGTGTTGGCGAGTCTGTTCCTCCCCAAGAACATCAAAGAAACCGAGCCGCTACTACTTCGTCTATTGAAACGCCTCTACGCACCGGTGTTGCGGTTCACGATGCACCACAAGACGTTCATTATCGGATCGGCCCTGTTGTTACTCGTCACCGTGTTTGGCCTCGTCGCTCCGAATCTCGGCAGCGAGTTCGTCCCACGACTTTCTGAAGGTGCTATCACGATCAACGTGGTGCGACTGGCGGGGACGACGCTGGAAGAATCCATGCGTTACAACACAAAAATGGAACAGGTCATTCTGGAAAAATTCCCGGACGAAGTCGCACAGGTCTGGAGCCGTATCGGAACGGCGGAGGTGGCGACCGACCCAATGGGTACGGAGTTGACCGACTTGTTTCTGACACTGCATCCACGTGAGAAATGGACGCGAGCGGAGACGCAGGATGAATTGGTGGTCAAGGTGCAGGAAGAGCTGCGTGATCTACCCGGTCCGCGACTGGCCATGTCGCAGCCGATTGAAATGCGAATGAACGAAATGATCTCTGGTGTACGCTCGGATGTCGCCGCAATTCTTTATGGCGATGATTTGGATGTGATGGTAGAGAAAGCCGAAGAAATTGAGCGGGCACTCAACTCGATTCCTGGTTCGGAAGACGTGAAGGTCGAACAGGTTTCTGGTCAGCCGGTTTTGCAAATTCGCATCAACCAAGACCTGATCGCCCGCTACGGTGTACCGGCCAGCACGGTGATGAATCTTGTCCGCTCCTTGGGTACGCATAACGTTGGCGAAGTCTACGAAGGCCAGTTGCGGTTTCCACTGATTATCCGACTGCCCGAAGAAGCTCGCGCTAGTCCAGAGGCCATCAAGCAAATCTTGGTTGCCACGCCATCTGGCGAACGTATTCCGCTTTCCCGGCTGGCCACGATCGAAACCGTGGAAGGTTGGAATACGATCAAGCGAGACTGGTACCAACGTCGCATTACGATTGAATCGAATGTCCGTGGTCGCGACCTGGGCAGCTTCGTTGCCGAAGCTCAACGTGTGGTTTCTGAAAAGGTGCAACTGCCTGCCGGACGCTACCGCATCGAATGGGGCGGGCAATTCGAGAATCTGCAGCGGGCTCAAACCCGCCTGATGATCGTGGTGCCAATTGCACTCCTGATGATTCTTTCGCTGCTTTACATGACGTATCGCAACTGGGTTGACTCGCTGCGAGTTTTTACAGGCGTTCCATTCGCGTGGATTGGCGGGATTCTGGCGTTGTGGATCCGCGACATGCCGTTTTCGATTTCGGCAGCGGTTGGATTCATCGCATTGTCCGGAGTCGCGGTGCTCGATGACATGCTGCTTGTGTCAACGATTCGACAACTGCGGCGAAAAGGGCATTCGCTTGACGAAGCGGTCGAAGAGGCCGCGATGACACGATTGCGTCCAATCTTGATGACGACGCTGGTGGCGAGTCTTGGATTCGTTCCGATGGCATTCAGCATCGGGATGGGAGCGGAAGTGCAACGACCACTGGCCACGGTGGTGATTGGCGGCGTGTGCAGTGCGATGGTGATGAGTTTGCTCGTGCTTCGAGTGCTCTACGTCGTGTTCAACACGCCAGTGGAAAAACTGCGCAGTGATGCTGATGCAGGAGATGACGACGACGGAGACGATGACGGTCATCGTCTTGAACCCGATGAACCGATTGACCCGAAAATCAGGCGCGTGCCTGAAACGGCATCGGTCTAA